The Solanum lycopersicum chromosome 6, SLM_r2.1 genome has a window encoding:
- the LOC101245960 gene encoding uncharacterized protein translates to MEKKGSSKMNIAIIHPDLGIGGAERLIVDAAMELASLGHKVHIFTSHHDKNRCFEETLSGVFDITVYGAFLPRHIFYRLHAVCAYLRCMFVALCLLFMWPSFDIILADQVSVVVPILKLKKSAKVVFYCHFPDLLLAQRTTILRRIYRKPIDFIEEITTGMADLILVNSRFTASTFASTFKNLDARGIKPAVLYPAVNVDQFEKPDAIKLKFLSINRFERKKNIELAISAFAMVHAHQVHDHQGVNMNDVSLTVAGGFDNRLRENVEYLEELKKLAEREGVSQRVRFITSCSTAERNALLGQCLCVLYTPKDEHFGIVPLEAMAAYKPVIACNSGGPVETVKHGVTGFLCDPSPREFASAMSNFIQDPHMSEKMGQDARQHVAESFSTKIFGQHLNRYLVDIARGKKE, encoded by the exons ATGGAGAAAAAAGGGAGCTCGAAGATGAATATTGCGATAATCCATCCCGATCTCGGAATCG GTGGAGCTGAAAGGCTAATTGTTGATGCTGCTATGGAACTTGCTTCTTTAGGGCATAAAGTTCACATTTTTACTTCACATCATGATAAAAATCGATGTTTTGAGGAGACTCTGTCTG GTGTGTTTGATATTACAGTTTATGGTGCTTTTCTTCCTCGACATATCTTTTATCGGCTTCATGCAGTATGTGCTTACTTGCGGTGCATGTTTGTTGCTCTCTGCTTGTTGTTTATGTGGCCTTCATTTGATATAATTCTAGCAGATCAAGTCTCTGTTGTTGTTCCGAtattgaagttaaagaagtctGCTAAG GTTGTATTCTATTGCCATTTTCCAGATCTTTTGCTGGCGCAACGTACAACTATTCTTAGGAGGATATATCGGAAACCTATTGACTTCATAGAAGAAATAACAACAG GAATGGCAGATTTGATTCTGGTTAACAGCAGGTTTACAGCATCTACTTTTGCATCAACCTTCAAGAACCTAGATGCACGTGGGATTAAACCAGCTGTTTTGTATCCAGCTGTCAATGTTGATCAGTTTGAGAAACCTGATGCCATCAA GCTGAAATTTCTATCCATCAATCGatttgagagaaaaaagaaCATAGAATTGGCAATATCTGCCTTTGCCATGGTTCACGCCcatcaagtccatgatcatcaaGGAGTTAACATGAATGATGTTTCCTTGACTGTTGCAG GAGGCTTTGATAATCGCCTTAGAGAGAATGTCGAGTATCTAGAAGAACTGAAAAAGTTGGCAGAAAGGGAAGGTGTTTCTCAGCGTGTCAGATTCATCACATCTTGCTCTACTGCTGAGAGAAATGCACTCCTTGGCCAATGCCTATGTGTTCTTTATACACCAAAG GATGAGCATTTTGGTATTGTTCCTTTGGAAGCAATGGCAGCCTATAAACCTGTTATTGCCTGCAATAGTGGGGGTCCAGTGGAGACAGTAAAACATGGCGTGACGGGCTTCCTCTGTGACCCTAGCCCACGAGAGTTTGCTTCAGCAATGTCTAATTTTATTCAGGATCCTCACATGTCTGAAAAAATGGGGCAAGACGCTCGTCAACACGTTGCTGAGTCATTCTCTACCAAGATTTTTGGTCAGCATTTGAATAGATATCTTGTTGATATTGCTCGAGGCAAGAAGGAATAA
- the LOC101245666 gene encoding UDP-xylose transporter 3-like: MTESQRFQLGTIGALTLSVVSSVSIVICNKALISTLGFTFATTLTSWHLLVTFCSLHVARWMRFFEHKPFDPKAVMGFGILNGSSIGLLNLSLGFNSVGFYQMTKLAIIPCTVLLETLFFRKKFSRNIQLALTVLLFGVGIATVTDLQLNLLGSVLSMFAIVTTCIAQIMTNTIQKKFKVSSTQLLYQSCPYQSITLFVVGPFLDGLLTNQNVFAFNYTQNVVAFIVLSCLISVSVNFSTFLVIGKTSPVTYQVLGHLKTCLVLAFGYVLLRDPFSWRNILGIVIAMLGMILYSYCCSIESQQKSIDATSLLSQVNESETDPLINVEKGSGNLPDSVVAQAPSWNSSKDQHV, from the exons TTCTGTGTCCATTGTAATTTGCAATAAGGCGCTAATTAGCACATTAGGTTTTACATTTG cTACGACTTTGACAAGCTGGCATCTTTTAGTTACATTTTGTTCGCTCCATGTGGCAAGATGGATGAGATTTTTTGAGCACAAGCCTTTTGATCCAAAAGCCGTTATGGGCTTTGGAATACTGAATGGGTCCTCTATTGGACTTCTTAATCTAAGCCTGGGATTCAATTCTGTTGGATTTTATCAG aTGACAAAATTAGCAATCATCCCCTGTACAGTTCTTTTGGAGACTCTTTTCTTCAGGAAAAAATTCAG TAGGAATATCCAGCTTGCACTTACCGTTCTTCTCTTTGGGGTTGGAATTGCAACAGTAACTGATTTGCAGCTCAATTTACTGGGTTCTGTTTTATCTATGTTTGCAATTGTCACCACTTGTATCGCGCAGATT ATGACGAATACCATCCAGAAGAAGTTCAAGGTTTCTTCAACCCAGCTCCTGTATCAGTCTTGTCCTTATCAATCAATTACTTTGTTTGTAGTAGGACCATTTTTAGATGGGCTTTTGACAAATCAGAATGTATTTGCTTTCAACTACACACAAAATGTGGTG GCCTTTATTGTTCTATCCTGCCTTATATCCGTCTCTGTGAACTTCAGTACTTTTTTGGTAATTGGCAAGACTTCTCCAGTCACCTATCAGGTCCTTGGGCATCTAAAAACATGTCTTGTTTTGGCCTTTGGGTATGTTCTACTTCGTGATCCCTTCAGCTGGCGAAACATTCTGGGTATCGTCATTGCTATGCTTGGGATGATACTCTATTCATATTGTTGTTCCATTGAGAGCCAGCAGAAGTCTATAGACGCTACCTCACTTCTGTCTCAG GTAAACGAAAGTGAAACCGATCCTCTAATAAATGTTGAAAAAGGCTCTGGCAATTTACCAGATAGTGTTGTTGCTCAGGCCCCTAGCTGGAATTCTAGCAAGGATCAGCACGTATAA